Proteins from a genomic interval of Pseudomonas anuradhapurensis:
- the thiS gene encoding sulfur carrier protein ThiS gives MRIQLNGEPYELPAGESVAALLARLELTGRRVAVELNLDIVPRSQHDTTLLNDGDQVEVVHAIGGG, from the coding sequence ATGCGCATTCAACTGAACGGTGAACCTTACGAATTGCCCGCTGGCGAATCCGTCGCGGCCCTGCTGGCCCGCCTGGAGCTGACCGGGCGCCGCGTCGCGGTGGAGCTGAACCTGGACATCGTGCCGCGTAGCCAGCACGACACTACGCTGCTGAATGATGGCGACCAGGTCGAAGTGGTCCACGCCATTGGTGGCGGCTGA